Proteins co-encoded in one Streptomyces sp. JH34 genomic window:
- the secD gene encoding protein translocase subunit SecD, with protein sequence MTRATTVRAVLAAAVLLVSVFITLTQSPRLGLDLQGGTRMVLQAKDSATAKADRESTDRTLEVLRQRIDSLGVAEPTLTRSGEDRIIVELPDVQDPRQAADVIGRTAQLGFHAVEGPGAEGDGGQETLPDEQGGLLALGPVRLSGAGVKDATAEFDAQQGTGWAVSLDFHKDAGREWKRLTGDAACNPAGDERRRVAIVLDGKVISSPQVDPSIACEAGLPSGSTRITGSFSAEEARDLALLIKGGALPVPVEIVEQRTVGPTLGAAAIDASARAALIGAAATALFITVMYRLFGALAAVALAAYGVISYAALVALGVTLTLPGLAGFVLAIGMAVDANVLVFERAREEYADRGKGSLRTALTSGFRGAWSAVADSNVTTLIAAALLFFLGSGPVKGFGVTLAIGVLVSMFSALVIARALTEIAAGSRFVSDYRGVNGIARPGRVRTWLNARDPQLFRSPRRWLLTSTALVLLAVTGILVRGVDLGVEFTGGRLVEYSTNRPVDVETARDAIAAAGFTDAEVTTAGERDLSVRTGQLDNDGEHALRAALAEEGGETTKVRDELIGPSLGDELRRNALIALGVAVFVQLAYLAARFRWTFAVSSVGALVHDVIILVGAFAWLGRPVDGIFLAALLTVIGYSVNDSVVVFDRVRELWARNRRTPVADVANRAVLQTVPRTVNTGMGALFILVALAVLGGDSLADFALALLIGICVGTYSSVMTAVPGALLLERSSKAPPPARKRAPGRRTGAGRKRRDPADNGARV encoded by the coding sequence ATGACTCGCGCCACCACGGTGCGAGCGGTTCTGGCTGCCGCCGTTCTGCTCGTCTCCGTGTTCATCACCCTGACCCAGTCACCCAGACTCGGCCTCGACCTCCAGGGCGGCACCCGGATGGTGCTGCAGGCCAAGGACTCCGCCACCGCGAAGGCGGACCGGGAGAGCACCGACCGCACCCTGGAGGTACTGCGGCAGCGCATCGACTCCCTCGGCGTCGCCGAGCCGACCCTGACCCGCTCGGGGGAGGACCGGATCATCGTCGAACTGCCCGACGTGCAGGACCCGAGGCAGGCCGCCGACGTCATCGGCAGGACCGCCCAGCTCGGCTTCCACGCGGTCGAGGGCCCCGGTGCCGAGGGCGACGGCGGTCAGGAGACGCTGCCCGACGAACAGGGCGGCCTCCTCGCGCTCGGCCCGGTACGTCTCTCCGGCGCCGGGGTCAAGGACGCCACCGCCGAGTTCGACGCCCAGCAGGGCACGGGCTGGGCGGTCTCGCTCGACTTCCACAAGGACGCGGGCCGCGAGTGGAAGAGGCTCACCGGTGACGCCGCGTGCAACCCCGCCGGCGACGAACGGCGCCGCGTCGCGATCGTCCTCGACGGAAAGGTCATCTCCTCCCCCCAGGTCGATCCGTCGATCGCCTGCGAGGCCGGGCTTCCCTCCGGGTCCACCCGGATCACCGGCTCGTTCAGTGCCGAGGAGGCACGTGACCTCGCCCTGCTCATCAAGGGCGGCGCTCTGCCCGTCCCCGTCGAGATCGTCGAGCAGCGGACCGTCGGACCGACGCTCGGCGCCGCCGCCATCGACGCCAGTGCCCGGGCCGCTCTCATCGGCGCCGCTGCCACCGCACTCTTCATCACCGTCATGTACCGGCTCTTCGGCGCCCTCGCCGCTGTGGCACTGGCGGCGTACGGCGTCATCTCCTACGCCGCCCTCGTCGCCCTGGGGGTCACCCTGACCCTGCCGGGTCTCGCCGGCTTCGTCCTCGCCATCGGGATGGCGGTCGATGCCAACGTCCTTGTCTTCGAGCGGGCCCGCGAGGAGTACGCGGACCGCGGCAAGGGATCGCTGCGCACCGCGCTGACCTCCGGATTCCGGGGTGCCTGGAGCGCCGTCGCCGACTCCAACGTCACTACGCTGATCGCCGCCGCGCTCCTGTTCTTCCTCGGCTCGGGGCCGGTCAAGGGCTTCGGGGTCACACTCGCCATCGGCGTCCTGGTCTCGATGTTCTCCGCGCTCGTCATCGCCCGCGCCCTCACCGAGATCGCGGCGGGTTCCCGGTTCGTCAGCGACTACCGCGGTGTGAACGGCATCGCCCGGCCGGGCCGTGTCCGTACCTGGCTGAACGCACGCGACCCCCAGCTGTTCAGGTCGCCGCGCCGCTGGCTGCTGACCTCCACCGCGCTCGTCCTCCTCGCCGTGACCGGCATCCTCGTGCGGGGTGTCGACCTGGGCGTCGAATTCACCGGCGGGCGTCTCGTGGAGTACTCGACGAACCGTCCCGTCGACGTCGAGACCGCCCGGGACGCGATCGCCGCCGCGGGGTTCACCGACGCCGAGGTCACCACCGCGGGCGAACGCGACCTCTCCGTACGCACCGGGCAGCTGGACAACGACGGGGAACACGCCCTGCGGGCCGCACTCGCCGAGGAGGGCGGCGAGACCACCAAGGTGCGCGACGAGCTGATCGGCCCCAGCCTCGGCGACGAACTGAGGCGCAACGCCCTGATCGCCCTCGGGGTGGCCGTGTTCGTGCAACTCGCCTACCTCGCGGCCCGGTTCCGCTGGACGTTCGCCGTCTCCTCGGTCGGGGCCCTGGTGCACGACGTGATCATCCTGGTCGGCGCCTTCGCCTGGCTCGGACGGCCGGTCGACGGGATCTTCCTGGCCGCGCTGCTCACCGTCATCGGCTACTCCGTCAACGACTCGGTGGTGGTCTTCGACCGGGTACGCGAGCTGTGGGCCAGGAACCGGCGCACACCGGTCGCCGACGTCGCCAACAGAGCCGTCCTGCAGACGGTCCCGCGCACCGTCAACACGGGGATGGGCGCCTTGTTCATCCTGGTGGCGCTCGCCGTGCTGGGCGGAGACTCGCTCGCGGACTTCGCGCTCGCCCTCCTCATCGGCATCTGCGTGGGCACGTACTCCTCGGTGATGACTGCTGTGCCCGGGGCGCTCCTCCTGGAGCGGAGCAGCAAGGCCCCGCCGCCGGCCCGTAAGCGGGCGCCGGGCCGCAGGACGGGAGCCGGGCGGAAACGCCGCGACCCGGCCGACAACGGTGCGCGCGTGTAA
- a CDS encoding rod shape-determining protein: protein MRTSRDGRRRGRPVLRRQEAHAARAAGRPGPVKGLAVDLGSSGIRAWVTGQGLVTGGPAGWEDAATRPVRRGRIVDADTCAGLLGRLADTALGADREGSAVVLSHPVLAGREHRATARELLASLGASRAMVLNSAGAVARSAGDPAGGPVLVVDMGAGLTEVALLVDGTVVDARQADAGLGDLDPGSVPAELARNVLDMITSMWREDRHGAVRGALRRGPVLTGGGALRRDVTDRITGCLGVPVRIAPDPSTAVVRGAALFLDSVLCPAVEGKATVRPVRLR from the coding sequence ATGCGTACTTCACGTGACGGGCGGCGGCGAGGCCGGCCGGTCCTCCGGCGGCAGGAGGCGCACGCCGCCCGTGCCGCGGGACGGCCCGGCCCCGTCAAGGGGCTGGCCGTCGACCTGGGCAGCTCCGGGATCCGCGCCTGGGTCACGGGACAGGGCCTCGTCACCGGCGGACCGGCCGGCTGGGAGGACGCCGCCACGCGGCCGGTCCGACGAGGGCGCATCGTCGACGCCGACACGTGCGCCGGGCTGCTCGGGCGGCTCGCGGACACCGCGCTGGGCGCCGACCGGGAGGGCAGCGCCGTCGTGCTCAGCCATCCGGTCCTGGCCGGACGGGAACACCGCGCGACGGCGAGGGAGCTCCTCGCGTCCCTGGGGGCGTCGCGTGCCATGGTCCTCAACAGCGCCGGCGCCGTGGCCCGGTCCGCGGGTGATCCGGCCGGCGGCCCGGTGCTCGTCGTCGACATGGGTGCCGGACTGACCGAGGTCGCCCTGCTCGTCGACGGGACGGTCGTCGACGCCCGGCAGGCCGACGCAGGCCTGGGCGACCTCGACCCGGGTTCGGTGCCCGCCGAACTCGCCCGGAACGTCCTCGATATGATCACGTCCATGTGGCGTGAGGACCGGCACGGAGCGGTACGGGGAGCACTGCGCCGCGGGCCGGTGCTCACCGGAGGCGGTGCGCTCCGCCGTGATGTCACCGACCGGATCACCGGTTGCCTCGGCGTGCCGGTGCGCATCGCCCCCGATCCGTCGACCGCTGTCGTTCGGGGCGCGGCCCTGTTCCTGGACTCCGTCCTGTGCCCTGCCGTCGAAGGCAAGGCGACCGTCCGCCCGGTCCGGCTGAGGTGA
- the ligA gene encoding NAD-dependent DNA ligase LigA: MTTNSAGALADTAAYAAAVEEAERAAAAYYTAGESRLDDDAYDRLVRGIAAYEEEHPQEVLDASPTGKVAGGAASGDVPHTVPMLSLDNVFSAEQFVTWTASVERRIGRPVAAWSVEPKLDGLAVAARYRQGRLEQLITRGDGTAGEDVSHAIGTVLGLPDRLDAPATLEIRGEILMTDEQFETANTVRTAHGAAPFANPRNGAAGTLRAKDRPYRVEMTFFAYGALALPDSGELTDTLAELPHSEVLEYVAGVGVHTAADTAVAPRTVTTVEEVQAGVEAIAALRAALPFGIDGIVIKADLAADQRDAGSGTRAPRWAIAYKLPAVEKVTRLLGVEWNVGRTGIIAPRAVLEPVEIDGSTVSYATLHNPADITRRDLRLGDHVMVYKAGDIIPRIEAPVAHLRTGEEQPIEFPEACPRCGSEIDASEQRWRCTRGRDCRLVASISYAAGRDQLDIEGLGATRVVQLVDAGLVQDFADLFTLERDQLLSLERMGETSTDNLLAAIGTAATRPLSRVFCALGVRGTGRSMSRRIARHFASMDRIAAADAEALQQVDGIGKEKAAAVVRELEELAPLIGKLVAAGVNMTEPGATPPPEPGAEQEGDAEDAPAAGLPLAGMTVVVTGAMTGVLEKLSRNQMNELIERAGGKSSSSVSKRTSLLVAGEKAGSKRTKAEDLGVRIAAPEEFAELVEAYLAVEA; the protein is encoded by the coding sequence ATGACGACGAACTCAGCTGGTGCGCTCGCCGACACAGCCGCCTACGCAGCCGCGGTCGAAGAGGCCGAGCGTGCCGCCGCCGCGTATTACACCGCAGGTGAGAGCAGGCTCGACGACGATGCCTACGACCGGCTGGTGCGCGGGATCGCGGCCTACGAGGAGGAGCACCCGCAGGAGGTGCTGGACGCCTCGCCGACGGGCAAGGTCGCGGGCGGTGCGGCCTCGGGGGACGTGCCGCACACCGTGCCGATGCTCTCGCTGGACAACGTGTTCTCCGCCGAGCAGTTCGTCACCTGGACCGCCTCCGTGGAGCGGCGTATCGGCCGCCCCGTGGCGGCCTGGAGCGTGGAGCCCAAGCTCGACGGCCTGGCCGTCGCCGCACGCTACCGGCAGGGCCGGCTGGAGCAGTTGATCACCCGGGGCGACGGGACGGCCGGCGAGGACGTCTCCCACGCGATCGGGACCGTGCTCGGCCTGCCCGACCGGCTCGACGCTCCCGCCACGCTCGAGATACGCGGCGAGATCCTCATGACCGACGAGCAGTTCGAGACGGCGAACACGGTGCGCACGGCGCACGGCGCCGCGCCCTTCGCCAATCCGCGCAACGGCGCGGCGGGCACCCTGCGGGCCAAGGACCGCCCCTACCGGGTGGAGATGACCTTCTTCGCCTACGGTGCGCTCGCGCTGCCCGATTCCGGCGAGCTGACGGACACCCTGGCCGAACTCCCGCACAGCGAGGTCCTCGAGTACGTCGCCGGTGTCGGCGTTCACACCGCCGCCGACACCGCGGTCGCCCCGCGCACCGTGACCACGGTCGAGGAGGTGCAGGCCGGGGTGGAGGCCATCGCCGCGCTGCGCGCCGCGCTGCCCTTCGGGATCGACGGCATCGTGATCAAGGCGGACCTGGCGGCCGACCAGCGGGACGCCGGATCCGGGACGCGCGCGCCGCGCTGGGCCATCGCGTACAAGCTGCCGGCCGTGGAGAAGGTCACCCGGCTCCTGGGCGTCGAGTGGAATGTCGGCAGGACCGGCATCATCGCGCCGCGCGCCGTGCTGGAGCCCGTCGAGATCGACGGGTCGACCGTCAGCTACGCCACGCTCCACAACCCCGCCGACATCACACGCCGGGACCTGCGGCTGGGCGACCACGTGATGGTCTACAAGGCGGGCGACATCATCCCCCGCATCGAGGCGCCCGTGGCGCACCTGCGGACGGGTGAGGAGCAGCCGATCGAGTTCCCCGAGGCCTGTCCCCGGTGCGGTTCGGAGATCGACGCGAGCGAGCAGCGCTGGCGCTGCACCCGGGGCCGCGACTGCCGTCTGGTCGCCTCCATCTCCTACGCGGCGGGCCGTGACCAGCTGGACATCGAGGGGCTCGGTGCCACCCGGGTCGTCCAGCTCGTCGACGCGGGCCTCGTCCAGGACTTCGCCGATCTCTTCACGCTGGAGCGCGACCAGCTGCTCTCCCTGGAGAGGATGGGGGAGACCTCGACCGACAACCTGCTGGCGGCCATCGGGACGGCCGCGACCCGTCCGCTGTCGCGCGTCTTCTGCGCGCTCGGCGTCCGCGGCACGGGTCGCTCCATGTCCCGCCGGATCGCCCGTCACTTCGCCTCGATGGACCGCATCGCGGCCGCCGACGCGGAGGCGCTGCAGCAGGTCGACGGCATCGGCAAGGAGAAGGCCGCCGCGGTCGTCAGGGAACTGGAGGAGCTCGCGCCGCTCATCGGCAAGCTGGTGGCCGCGGGCGTCAACATGACGGAGCCCGGTGCGACCCCGCCGCCGGAGCCGGGGGCCGAACAGGAGGGTGACGCCGAGGACGCCCCGGCGGCCGGCCTGCCGCTCGCCGGTATGACGGTCGTCGTGACCGGAGCCATGACCGGTGTCCTGGAGAAGCTCTCGCGCAACCAGATGAACGAGCTGATCGAGCGGGCCGGGGGGAAGTCCTCCTCCAGCGTCTCCAAGCGCACGAGCCTGCTCGTCGCCGGGGAGAAGGCGGGATCCAAGCGGACCAAGGCCGAGGATCTCGGTGTCCGGATAGCCGCGCCCGAGGAGTTCGCCGAGCTCGTCGAGGCGTATCTCGCGGTGGAGGCGTGA
- a CDS encoding DUF1996 domain-containing protein, producing MLFLRRRTKQHRGRRTPPPWRYRVAGLAAAALALSLVQAGAGNAAGDRAVPPVPEAAADVVRVAEFLAECPYTHRAPDDPIVLPNLPGASHMHSFFGNDSTDAHSDLASLEKAGTSCAPRTDLSSYWVPTLYDGTKEVEPTGTTFYYLGEGVRDDIIRTIKPFPRGLRIVAGNAKATGPDDNTISRWSCLHHGEVNPSHDFVNCPAGSMMESYLDFPQCWNGRDLDSADHKSHMAYPVGGACPSTHPVPVPKLRQVLRYPVNGDPARFRLASGRGYTMHGDFFNVWPEAEMAQRVRDCINAIIKCGADGTP from the coding sequence GTGCTCTTCCTACGCAGACGTACGAAGCAACACCGCGGACGCAGGACCCCGCCCCCGTGGCGCTACCGCGTCGCCGGGCTGGCCGCCGCCGCGCTGGCTCTGTCCCTCGTCCAGGCCGGCGCCGGCAACGCGGCCGGGGACCGGGCGGTCCCGCCCGTACCGGAGGCCGCCGCCGACGTGGTCAGGGTCGCCGAATTCCTCGCGGAGTGCCCCTACACCCACCGGGCCCCGGACGACCCGATCGTGCTGCCCAATCTGCCCGGCGCCTCGCACATGCACAGCTTCTTCGGCAACGACTCCACCGACGCCCACTCCGATCTGGCCTCGCTGGAGAAGGCCGGTACCAGCTGCGCGCCCAGGACCGACCTGTCCTCGTACTGGGTCCCCACGCTGTACGACGGCACCAAGGAGGTGGAGCCGACCGGCACCACCTTCTACTACCTCGGTGAAGGCGTGCGGGACGACATCATCCGCACGATCAAGCCGTTCCCCCGCGGGCTCCGGATCGTGGCGGGCAACGCGAAGGCGACCGGCCCCGACGACAACACGATCTCCCGCTGGTCGTGCCTGCACCACGGCGAGGTCAACCCGTCACACGACTTCGTCAACTGCCCGGCGGGCTCGATGATGGAGAGCTACCTGGACTTCCCGCAGTGCTGGAACGGCAGGGACCTCGACTCGGCCGACCACAAGAGCCACATGGCCTATCCGGTGGGCGGCGCCTGTCCGTCGACCCATCCCGTCCCGGTGCCCAAACTGCGCCAGGTGCTGCGCTACCCCGTCAACGGCGACCCGGCGCGGTTCCGGCTGGCGTCGGGGCGCGGCTACACGATGCACGGTGACTTCTTCAACGTGTGGCCGGAGGCGGAGATGGCGCAACGCGTGCGCGACTGCATCAACGCCATCATCAAGTGCGGCGCCGACGGCACCCCCTGA
- a CDS encoding DUF305 domain-containing protein codes for MPARLTASILLLLTALSACAREGDSGSVPSATAVAPAPSANPTDSAWIQLMIPMDQQAVALLDLAAEKATGPRLRAWAARLRTDQAAELTELRGLRTRMGLPDTDLHEGHDMPGMVTAGDLASARASEGAAFDRLLVAQIQDHLRQSQQVSRSETTAGSGAEATARARELVTARGRQLASLTSLCAGRAADVPEPFACHSDHPV; via the coding sequence ATGCCCGCTCGTCTCACCGCATCGATACTCCTCCTGCTCACCGCCCTGTCCGCGTGCGCCCGGGAAGGGGATTCAGGGTCCGTGCCGTCCGCCACGGCGGTAGCGCCCGCCCCCTCCGCGAACCCGACCGACTCCGCCTGGATCCAGTTGATGATCCCCATGGACCAACAGGCCGTCGCCCTGTTGGATCTGGCCGCCGAGAAGGCCACCGGCCCCCGGCTCCGGGCCTGGGCCGCCCGACTGCGGACGGACCAGGCCGCCGAACTGACGGAGCTACGGGGGCTGCGGACGCGGATGGGACTGCCGGACACCGATCTGCACGAGGGACACGACATGCCCGGCATGGTGACCGCCGGGGACCTCGCGAGCGCCCGCGCGTCGGAGGGCGCCGCGTTCGACCGCCTGCTGGTGGCGCAGATCCAGGACCATCTGCGCCAGTCGCAGCAGGTCTCACGTTCGGAGACGACGGCCGGCAGCGGGGCCGAGGCCACAGCACGTGCCCGGGAGCTCGTCACCGCGCGCGGGAGACAGCTGGCCTCGCTGACATCGCTGTGCGCGGGCAGGGCCGCTGACGTGCCGGAACCCTTCGCCTGCCACTCGGATCACCCGGTATAA
- a CDS encoding LacI family DNA-binding transcriptional regulator: MTADVPPPVRPATLEDVAAVAGVSRATVSRVINGATTVDPALRRVVEEAVATTGYVPNRAARSLVTRRTDSIALVVSERERRRVSEPFIGRMFSDPHFGRVVAGLMDVLRPAGIQMVLMLSDDEASRNQLLSYLRQGHVDGVVLISSHADDPLPGLLHDTRLPAVLAGRPRNPSPLTYVEADQRAGAQMAAEHLASLGRRRIGTIAGPQDMPAGQVRLTGFLDALGQHGIGDVVTAEGGFTHAGGAAAMRQLLRERPDLDAVFIASDLMAQGALPVLLRAGRDVPGDVAVVGFDDSTAAVACDPPLTTVRQPVEEMAAEMARLLLKQIGSPADGPAPSVVFHPTLVRRESA; this comes from the coding sequence ATGACTGCCGATGTCCCGCCGCCCGTACGCCCCGCCACCCTGGAGGACGTGGCCGCGGTGGCGGGCGTCTCCCGGGCGACCGTGTCCCGTGTCATCAACGGTGCGACCACGGTGGACCCGGCGTTGCGCCGGGTCGTGGAGGAGGCTGTGGCGACGACGGGCTACGTCCCCAACCGGGCGGCGCGTTCCCTGGTGACCCGGCGGACGGATTCGATCGCGCTGGTCGTGTCGGAGCGCGAACGGCGCCGCGTCTCCGAGCCGTTCATCGGCCGGATGTTCTCCGACCCTCACTTCGGGCGTGTGGTCGCCGGGCTGATGGACGTACTGCGCCCGGCCGGGATCCAGATGGTGCTGATGCTGTCCGACGACGAGGCGTCCCGCAATCAGCTCCTGTCGTATCTGCGCCAGGGGCACGTCGACGGAGTGGTGCTGATCTCCTCGCACGCCGACGATCCGCTGCCCGGTCTGCTCCACGACACCCGGCTGCCCGCCGTGCTGGCCGGCCGGCCCCGCAACCCGTCGCCGCTCACCTATGTCGAGGCGGACCAGCGGGCCGGGGCGCAGATGGCGGCCGAGCACCTGGCGAGCCTGGGGCGACGGCGCATCGGCACGATCGCGGGTCCGCAGGACATGCCCGCCGGGCAGGTGCGTCTCACGGGTTTCCTGGACGCGCTGGGGCAGCACGGTATCGGGGACGTGGTGACCGCCGAAGGGGGTTTCACCCACGCGGGCGGCGCGGCGGCGATGCGGCAGCTGCTCCGTGAACGGCCCGATCTGGACGCGGTGTTCATCGCCTCGGACCTGATGGCGCAGGGCGCGCTGCCCGTACTCCTGCGGGCGGGCAGGGACGTGCCCGGCGACGTGGCCGTGGTGGGCTTCGACGACAGCACCGCGGCGGTCGCGTGCGATCCGCCGCTCACGACCGTGCGTCAGCCGGTGGAGGAGATGGCTGCCGAGATGGCGCGGCTCCTCCTGAAGCAGATCGGCAGCCCGGCCGACGGCCCCGCGCCGTCCGTGGTGTTCCATCCCACGCTGGTGCGGCGCGAGAGCGCCTGA
- a CDS encoding phage holin family protein, translating into MSDRRWRKAGGTLMRVISVWAVSTLTMLALAGILPDFQLQADDGDTVTRTAFTAAWGAGAFGLLSALVWPVLVRALLIVPALVLGALVFFLNGSLLLIALRLIPDGRGDADPETAVVVAAVMSAVASATSTALAVRDDDAYRRRLSRLADRRRRRSGMPRSADGGRGGPPGIVFVQLDGVGHDVLERAAADGIMPTVAGLLADEAGHRLTPWTTDWSSQTGASQLGILHGSNFDVPAFRWFEKETGTVMVSSRPASALELQRRAIARTHEGGLLTVDGASRGNLFSGGAEELALVLSMAARLGKGRGSRAGYFAYFSDPANAVRTALSFVAEVVREIGQSVRARVRKESPRVKRGGLYPFIRAFATVVERDVVVAAVIGDMFAGRTAVYADLVAYDEVAHHSGPHSRDAGKVLTRLDRSLGLILKIADHTPRAYRIVLLSDHGQSPGETFAGRYGLTLKDLVRAGCGLPVPRRAQRTRSASEARDAVRIALHRPVVGEQDAHHPAKASDPVVLASGNLGLLSFPDIEGRASREQLDRRYPALLGTLAAHPGIGFLLVRSQKHGSVVLGRGGAEIPVADLRDGDGPIAAFGAGAADAVRRTDGFPHVADVMVNSMYDPGSGSVHAFEEQIGSHGGLGGEQSRPFLLWPRTLTDPLDAVAADTPRDTASDAPARVVPAPGPAGSGAPAGPAGPVVGAEAVHRVLARWLRELSGPQVPLRQEGFTGADRVDEPFAGGPAGEPLGPVGPASPGRPGEVAEGPVRVLRPLPSVPDPGDTVPGARG; encoded by the coding sequence GTGAGTGACCGGCGATGGCGTAAGGCGGGGGGAACCCTCATGCGCGTGATCTCGGTGTGGGCCGTCTCCACACTCACCATGCTGGCGCTCGCCGGGATCCTGCCGGACTTCCAGCTCCAGGCCGACGACGGCGACACGGTCACCAGGACGGCCTTCACCGCGGCCTGGGGGGCCGGCGCGTTCGGCCTGCTCTCGGCCCTGGTGTGGCCGGTACTCGTCAGGGCGCTGCTCATCGTGCCCGCCCTGGTGCTGGGCGCCCTGGTCTTCTTCCTCAACGGATCGCTGCTGCTGATAGCGCTGCGGCTCATCCCCGACGGGCGCGGCGACGCCGACCCGGAGACCGCCGTCGTCGTGGCGGCCGTCATGTCCGCCGTCGCCTCCGCGACCTCCACCGCCCTCGCGGTCCGTGACGACGACGCCTACCGGCGCCGGCTCTCCAGGCTCGCCGACCGGCGCCGCAGACGCAGCGGCATGCCGCGGAGCGCGGACGGAGGGCGCGGTGGACCGCCCGGAATCGTCTTCGTCCAGCTCGACGGTGTCGGCCACGACGTGCTCGAGCGGGCGGCGGCGGACGGCATCATGCCGACCGTGGCCGGCCTGCTCGCCGACGAGGCGGGCCACCGGCTCACCCCGTGGACCACCGACTGGTCCAGCCAGACCGGCGCCAGCCAGCTGGGCATCCTGCACGGGAGCAACTTCGACGTCCCCGCCTTCCGCTGGTTCGAGAAGGAGACCGGCACCGTCATGGTCTCCAGCAGACCGGCGAGCGCCCTCGAACTGCAGCGCAGGGCCATAGCCCGCACCCATGAGGGCGGCCTGCTCACCGTCGACGGCGCGAGCCGGGGCAACCTCTTCAGCGGTGGCGCGGAGGAGCTCGCCCTGGTCCTGTCGATGGCCGCCAGGCTCGGCAAGGGGCGCGGCTCACGCGCCGGCTACTTCGCCTACTTCTCCGACCCCGCCAACGCCGTCCGTACGGCCCTGTCCTTCGTCGCCGAGGTGGTCCGGGAGATCGGCCAGTCCGTCCGGGCACGGGTGCGCAAGGAGTCCCCCCGGGTCAAGCGCGGCGGGCTCTATCCCTTCATCAGGGCCTTCGCGACCGTCGTCGAACGCGACGTGGTGGTCGCCGCCGTGATCGGCGACATGTTCGCGGGACGCACCGCCGTCTACGCCGACCTCGTCGCCTACGACGAGGTGGCCCACCACTCGGGCCCGCACAGCCGGGACGCGGGGAAGGTCCTGACACGGCTCGACCGTTCGCTCGGCCTCATCCTGAAGATCGCGGACCACACCCCCCGCGCCTACCGGATCGTGCTGCTGTCGGACCACGGTCAGAGCCCGGGGGAGACCTTCGCGGGACGGTACGGCCTCACGCTCAAGGACCTCGTACGGGCCGGCTGCGGGCTGCCCGTCCCCCGCAGGGCGCAACGCACCCGCAGCGCGTCGGAGGCCCGCGACGCCGTGCGCATCGCGCTGCACAGGCCCGTCGTCGGGGAACAGGACGCGCATCACCCGGCCAAAGCCTCCGACCCGGTCGTGCTCGCCTCCGGCAATCTCGGGCTGCTGTCGTTCCCGGACATCGAGGGGCGGGCCTCGCGCGAGCAGCTCGACCGCCGCTACCCCGCGCTGCTCGGTACGCTCGCCGCCCATCCGGGGATCGGCTTCCTGCTCGTACGGAGCCAGAAGCACGGATCGGTCGTGCTCGGGCGGGGCGGGGCGGAGATCCCGGTGGCGGACCTGCGCGACGGGGACGGACCGATCGCCGCCTTCGGGGCCGGCGCGGCGGACGCGGTACGGCGGACCGACGGCTTCCCGCACGTCGCGGATGTGATGGTCAACTCGATGTACGACCCCGGGTCCGGCAGCGTCCACGCCTTCGAGGAGCAGATCGGTTCGCACGGAGGGCTGGGCGGCGAACAGTCGCGGCCGTTCCTGCTGTGGCCGCGGACACTGACGGACCCGTTGGACGCGGTGGCGGCGGACACCCCTCGGGACACGGCTTCGGACGCTCCGGCGAGGGTGGTGCCCGCTCCCGGGCCTGCCGGCTCCGGCGCTCCTGCGGGTCCGGCCGGTCCCGTCGTCGGGGCGGAGGCGGTGCACCGGGTGCTGGCGCGCTGGCTGAGGGAGCTCTCCGGCCCCCAGGTGCCACTGCGGCAGGAGGGCTTCACGGGGGCGGACCGGGTGGACGAACCGTTCGCCGGCGGACCGGCCGGGGAACCGCTCGGACCGGTCGGCCCCGCATCCCCGGGCCGGCCCGGGGAGGTGGCCGAGGGGCCGGTCCGTGTGCTCCGCCCCCTTCCGTCCGTCCCGGATCCCGGTGACACCGTGCCCGGCGCGCGGGGATGA